One Arachis hypogaea cultivar Tifrunner chromosome 18, arahy.Tifrunner.gnm2.J5K5, whole genome shotgun sequence genomic window, AAGTCAAGGATGTTTAATGATGCTAAAGCTATCTTTGATGATTTGGAGAATAAGGATTCAGTTTCTTGGAATAGTATTATTGCAGGACATGTGACAAATGGACATGATTCAGAAGCATTGGAAACTTTTAATCAAATGCAAGTTGCAGGGGCTAAGCCTACTTGCTTGACATTTGCAACTGTTATCAAGTTATGTGCTAGCCTTAGAAAATTGAGATTAGTAAGAATGCTGCATTGTAGGGTTCTAAAGAGTGGGTTTTTTGCTCACCAAAACGTCACAACTGCACTGATGGTTGCATTGAGCAAGTGCAAGGAGATGGATGATGCCTTTAGTGTTTTTTCTTTGAACCAAGGAGTTCGAGATGTGGTATCATGGACTGCTATGGTTACTGGGTACTTGCAGAATGATCGAGTTGATCGGGCTATAGATTTGTTCTCTCGCATGAGGAAGGAAGGTGTTAAACCAAATCATTTCACGTATTCTGCCATCCTTACCGTGCAACATgttgcttttgtttctcaaatacATGCAGAAGTTATCAAAACCAATTACGAGAATTCATCTTCAGTAGGTACTGCTCTTTTAGATGCTTTTGTTAAGATGGGAAGTACTAATGATGCTAGAAAAGTTTTTGATCGAATTGAAGCGAAGGACATAATAGCATGGTCAGCCATGTTAGTGGGGTATACACAAACAGGAGAAACCGCAGGTGCTGCCAAAACCTTCCTCCAATTGACGAGGGAGGGGATTAAACCAAATGAGTATACCTTTTCTAGCATCATTAATGCCTGTGCTGCTCCAATGGCCTCAGTAGAACAAGGAAAACAATTCCACGCTTGTGCAATTAAAATGAGATTAAATAATGCTTTGTGTGTAAGTAGTGCTCTTGTTACCATGTATGCAAAGAGAGGCAATATTGAGAGTGCACATGAGGTTTTCAAAAGACAACAGGAGAGGGACTTGGTCTCATGGAACTCGATGATATCGGGATATGCGCAACATGGTCAGGCCAATAAAGCTTTAGAGGTATTCGACAGGATGCAAAAACAAAACATGGAAATGGATGTTGTAACATTTGTTGGTGTCTTTTCCGCCTGCGCTCATGCCGGTCTAGTGGACAAGGGTGAAAAGTATTTCAACATAATGATTAATGATCACCACATTAGTCCAACAGTGGAGCACTATTCTTGCATGATTGATCTATATAGCCGTGCAGGGAGGTTGGAGAAAGCCATTGATATCATAAATGGAATGCCATTTGCCCCAGGTGCAACCATTTGGTGTACTCTTTTGGCAGCTGCTAGAGTACACCGCAATATAGAGCTAGGAAAACTTGCAGCTGAAAATCTTGTTTCACTTCAGCCGCAACACTCAGCAGCTTATGTTCTGCTATCCAATATGTATGCTGAAGCAGGAAACTGGCAAGAAAGAGCTAATGTGAGGAGGCTAATGGACAGGAGAAAAGTGAAGAAAGAACCTGGTTATAGCTGGATTGAGGTGAAAAACAAAACCTATTCATTCTTGGCTGGTGACACATCACATCCTATGTCAGACAACATTTACGCTAAACTTTCAGAGTTGATTATCCGTTTGAGGGATGCAGGTTATCAGCCTGATACAAACTATGTGTTCCACGATCTTGAAGATGAACAAAAAGAAACTGTTCTTTCTCACCATAGTGAAAGGTTGGCAATTGCCTTTGGGTTAATAGCTACAAATCCGGGAATTCCACTCCAGATTGTGAAGAACCTTAGGGTCTGTGTAGATTGTCACAACTTCATTAAGTTAGTATCACTCATTGAACAGAGATATATTGTTGTTAGGGACTCAAATCGGTTTCACCATTTCAAAGATGGTGTGTGCACATGTGGGGACTACTGGTGATTTTTTAGTTAATATGCTCAATTATCTGTTTTGAAGATTCTTCTATAGATTTATCCTTTGTTTGCCAAAAATTTATGAAGCTTTCTAGGAAAGCCTAGTAAATAATTTCTCATGTGAAGAGTGGAATAGGA contains:
- the LOC112772123 gene encoding pentatricopeptide repeat-containing protein At2g27610-like; translation: MAICRYALIPNASTISCVLKVCTNSFHGGVGLLNHVSVGTSLDDMYMKNEAVSDGKRVFYEMGHQNVLSWTSLLAGYSQNCQMQCEGYWPNQYTISTVIAALANEGEISIGIQVHAMVIKHGFETVTHVCNSLINMYSKSRMFNDAKAIFDDLENKDSVSWNSIIAGHVTNGHDSEALETFNQMQVAGAKPTCLTFATVIKLCASLRKLRLVRMLHCRVLKSGFFAHQNVTTALMVALSKCKEMDDAFSVFSLNQGVRDVVSWTAMVTGYLQNDRVDRAIDLFSRMRKEGVKPNHFTYSAILTVQHVAFVSQIHAEVIKTNYENSSSVGTALLDAFVKMGSTNDARKVFDRIEAKDIIAWSAMLVGYTQTGETAGAAKTFLQLTREGIKPNEYTFSSIINACAAPMASVEQGKQFHACAIKMRLNNALCVSSALVTMYAKRGNIESAHEVFKRQQERDLVSWNSMISGYAQHGQANKALEVFDRMQKQNMEMDVVTFVGVFSACAHAGLVDKGEKYFNIMINDHHISPTVEHYSCMIDLYSRAGRLEKAIDIINGMPFAPGATIWCTLLAAARVHRNIELGKLAAENLVSLQPQHSAAYVLLSNMYAEAGNWQERANVRRLMDRRKVKKEPGYSWIEVKNKTYSFLAGDTSHPMSDNIYAKLSELIIRLRDAGYQPDTNYVFHDLEDEQKETVLSHHSERLAIAFGLIATNPGIPLQIVKNLRVCVDCHNFIKLVSLIEQRYIVVRDSNRFHHFKDGVCTCGDYW